A stretch of Balaenoptera ricei isolate mBalRic1 chromosome 9, mBalRic1.hap2, whole genome shotgun sequence DNA encodes these proteins:
- the LOC132371432 gene encoding cytosolic 5'-nucleotidase 3A isoform X2, protein MDRSAVARLGAVASASVCAVVAGAVLAQYIFTLKRKTGRKTKIIEMMPEFQKNSVHIKNPTRVEEIICGLIKGGAAKLQIITDFDMTLSRFSHRGKRCPSCHNVIDNCKLITDECREKLLQLKEKYYAIEIDPVLTVEEKYPYIVEWYTKSHGLLVEQALPKAKLKEIVEESDIMLKDGYENFFDKLQQYSIPVFIFSAGIGDILEEVIRQAGVYYPNVKVVSNFMDFDDNGLLRGFKGELIHVFNKDDGSLKNTEYFNQLKNNSNIILLGDSQGDLKMADGVANVEHILKIGYLNDRVDELLEKYMDSYDIVLVKDESLDVANSILQKIL, encoded by the exons ATGGACCGATCCGCGGTGGCGAGGCTGGGCGCGGTAGCGAGCGCCAGCGTGTGCGCCGTCGTGGCGGGGGCGGTGCTGGCCCAGTACATTTTCACCTTGAAGAGAAAGACGGGCCGGAAGACCAAGATCATCG AAATGATGCCAGAATTCCAGAAAAATTCAGTTCACATCAAGAACCCTACAAGAGTAGAAGAAATTATCTGTGGTCTTATCAAAGGAGGAGCTGCCAAACTTCAGATAATAACAGACTTTGATATGACACTGAGTCGATTTTCCCACAGAGGGAAAAGATGCCCATCATGTCATAATGTCATTGACAACTGTAAGCTAATTACAGATGAATGTCGGGAAAAGTTACTGcaactaaaggaaaaatattatgcTATTGAAATTGATCCTGTTCTTACTGTAGAAGAGAAGTACCCTTATATAGTAGAGTGGTATACTAAATCACATGGTTTGCTTGTTGAACAGGCTTTACCAAAAGCCAAACTTAAAGAAATTGTGGAAGAATCTGACATTATGCTCAAGGACGGATATGAGAATTTCTTTGATAAGCTGCAACAATACAGTATTCCTGTGTTCATATTCTCAGCTGGTATCGGTGATATACTAGAGGAGGTTATCCGTCAAGCTGGTGTTTATTATCCAAATGTCAAAGTAGTGTCCAACTTCAtggattttgatgacaatgggCTGCTCAGAGGATTTAAAGGAGAACTAATTCATGTGTTTAACAAAGATGATGGATCCTTGAAGAATACGGAATATTTCAATCAACtaaaaaacaatagcaacatAATTCTGCTGGGAGACTCCCAAGGGGACTTAAAAATGGCAGATGGAGTAGCCAATGTTGAACACATTCTGAAAATTGGATATCTAAATGATAGAGTGGATGAGCTTTTAGAAAAGTACATGGACTCTTATGATATTGTTCTAGTAAAAGATGAATCATTGGATGTAGCCAACTCTATCTTACAGAAGATTCTATAA
- the LOC132371432 gene encoding cytosolic 5'-nucleotidase 3A isoform X1, with translation MPNQDSAVHVKMMPEFQKNSVHIKNPTRVEEIICGLIKGGAAKLQIITDFDMTLSRFSHRGKRCPSCHNVIDNCKLITDECREKLLQLKEKYYAIEIDPVLTVEEKYPYIVEWYTKSHGLLVEQALPKAKLKEIVEESDIMLKDGYENFFDKLQQYSIPVFIFSAGIGDILEEVIRQAGVYYPNVKVVSNFMDFDDNGLLRGFKGELIHVFNKDDGSLKNTEYFNQLKNNSNIILLGDSQGDLKMADGVANVEHILKIGYLNDRVDELLEKYMDSYDIVLVKDESLDVANSILQKIL, from the coding sequence ATGCCTAATCAAGATTCTGCTGTACATGTGAAAATGATGCCAGAATTCCAGAAAAATTCAGTTCACATCAAGAACCCTACAAGAGTAGAAGAAATTATCTGTGGTCTTATCAAAGGAGGAGCTGCCAAACTTCAGATAATAACAGACTTTGATATGACACTGAGTCGATTTTCCCACAGAGGGAAAAGATGCCCATCATGTCATAATGTCATTGACAACTGTAAGCTAATTACAGATGAATGTCGGGAAAAGTTACTGcaactaaaggaaaaatattatgcTATTGAAATTGATCCTGTTCTTACTGTAGAAGAGAAGTACCCTTATATAGTAGAGTGGTATACTAAATCACATGGTTTGCTTGTTGAACAGGCTTTACCAAAAGCCAAACTTAAAGAAATTGTGGAAGAATCTGACATTATGCTCAAGGACGGATATGAGAATTTCTTTGATAAGCTGCAACAATACAGTATTCCTGTGTTCATATTCTCAGCTGGTATCGGTGATATACTAGAGGAGGTTATCCGTCAAGCTGGTGTTTATTATCCAAATGTCAAAGTAGTGTCCAACTTCAtggattttgatgacaatgggCTGCTCAGAGGATTTAAAGGAGAACTAATTCATGTGTTTAACAAAGATGATGGATCCTTGAAGAATACGGAATATTTCAATCAACtaaaaaacaatagcaacatAATTCTGCTGGGAGACTCCCAAGGGGACTTAAAAATGGCAGATGGAGTAGCCAATGTTGAACACATTCTGAAAATTGGATATCTAAATGATAGAGTGGATGAGCTTTTAGAAAAGTACATGGACTCTTATGATATTGTTCTAGTAAAAGATGAATCATTGGATGTAGCCAACTCTATCTTACAGAAGATTCTATAA